The Candidatus Neomarinimicrobiota bacterium genome contains the following window.
AGTTGTTGTCTCCGGGTTTCAGGTGACGCCAAAACGCGGCTGGACAGATAAATTTATATATCCTCCCTATGACTTCAAGATGACTGATGGCATTGTCACGAATTTCCATGAACCGAAGTCGACGCTCCTGATGCTGATCTCTGCCTTTGCTGATCGTAAGTTGACCTTCAAAGCATATCGTGAGGCCAAGCGGGAGAAGTACATGTTCTTGAGCTATGGCGATGCCATGATGATTGTCTGAGCGTTCGTCTGTGCGCGTCTCGGCCGTCATTCCCGCCGCTGGAAAGGGGCTCAGATTTTCCTCTGGTGACAACTCTTCACCTGTTACCCTACGAAAGCAGTTCAGCGCTCTCCTGTCTGAGCCGCTCATCTTTACTACTCTTCAGCCTTTCCTTTATCTGGAACGGATTGACAGCATCGTTCTGGCGGTACAGGAGGATGCTTTCAACTGGTTAGAGAGTCAAATGGAAGAGCGCCATTTTGAGAAAGAGGTCCGGCTGGTGGTAGGCGGCAAGCGACGACAGGATAGTGTCCGCAACGGTCTGGACGTTGTGGCGCCGGAGTCTGACGTTGTGGTCGTGCACGATGCCGTGAGACCTTTCGTTGAAGAACGCTGGATTGACGAAACGGTCCGCCTCTGTGCGGATTACGACGGCGCCATCGTGGCAGTGCCGGCAAAGGATACGCTGAAGCAGGTGAGTGGTGAGGTGGTGAATGCTACAATTGACAGGAGAGATGTGTGGCAAGCACAGACGCCTCAGACATTCAACGTCGAAGTGCTGATTTCCGGTTTTGACAGTGCCGAGGCGCAAGGCATTCAAGCCACCGATGAGGCGCAACTTGTGGAAATGAATGGCGGGCGGGTGGCCATCGTGGAGGGGAGTCACCGGAACATAAAGATTACGACGCAGGAGGATTGGGAGTTGGCACAAGCTATTTATGAGGGAAGATTGGCGAATGATGATTGAAGATTTATGATTGTAAATTGAAGATTGACAATGGAGAGATGGGAGTTCGCACGGGCATAGGGTACGACGTACATCGTCTTGAGGAGGGCGAGACGCTTGTGATTGGAGGGGTCACGATTCCATTTGAGAAAGGGGCCGTGGGGCACTCCGATGGAGATGCGCTGTCTCATGCCGTCGTTGACGCTCTTCTCGGGGCGGCGAATCTCGGCGATCTCGGTCTGTACTTCCCGAGCGACGATGATCAGTGGAAGGACGCTTCCAGTCTGGAGTTCCTCAAGTATGCCGCCGAGAAGGTGCGGTCTGCCCATCTCGAGATCTCGAACGTGGATGCCACTGTTGTCTTAGAAGAACCGAAGCTGTCCCCACACATTGAGGAGATGAAATCAAATATCGCCGCAGCCCTCGGCATTGATATGCCCCTTATTTCCGTCAAAGCGACCAC
Protein-coding sequences here:
- the ispD gene encoding 2-C-methyl-D-erythritol 4-phosphate cytidylyltransferase, translating into MSERSSVRVSAVIPAAGKGLRFSSGDNSSPVTLRKQFSALLSEPLIFTTLQPFLYLERIDSIVLAVQEDAFNWLESQMEERHFEKEVRLVVGGKRRQDSVRNGLDVVAPESDVVVVHDAVRPFVEERWIDETVRLCADYDGAIVAVPAKDTLKQVSGEVVNATIDRRDVWQAQTPQTFNVEVLISGFDSAEAQGIQATDEAQLVEMNGGRVAIVEGSHRNIKITTQEDWELAQAIYEGRLANDD
- the ispF gene encoding 2-C-methyl-D-erythritol 2,4-cyclodiphosphate synthase, whose translation is MGVRTGIGYDVHRLEEGETLVIGGVTIPFEKGAVGHSDGDALSHAVVDALLGAANLGDLGLYFPSDDDQWKDASSLEFLKYAAEKVRSAHLEISNVDATVVLEEPKLSPHIEEMKSNIAAALGIDMPLISVKATTTDGVGFIGRGEGIGAMAVATLTQE